Proteins from a single region of Pseudomonas quebecensis:
- the fadD1 gene encoding long-chain-fatty-acid--CoA ligase FadD1 → MNEDFWKDKYPAGIAADINPDEYPNIQAVLKQSCQRFANKPAFSNLGKTITYGELYELSGAFAAYLQQHTDLKPGDRIAVQLPNVLQYPVAVFGAIRAGLIVVNTNPLYTAREMEHQFNDSGAKALVCLANMAHLAEKVVPKTAVKHVIVTEVADLLPPLKRLLINSVIKYVKKMVPAYHLPQAVKFNDVLAKGRGQPVSDASPLSSDVAVLQYTGGTTGVAKGAMLTHRNLVANMLQCKALMGSNLNEGCEILITPLPLYHIYAFTFHCMAMMLIGNHNILISNPRDLPAMVKELSKWKFSGFVGLNTLFVALCNNEAFRKLDFSALKVTLSGGMALQLAAAERWKAVTGCGICEGYGMTETSPVATVNPIQHIQIGTIGIPVPSTVCKVIADDGTELALGETGELCVKGPQVMKGYWQRQDATDEMLDSEGWLKTGDIAIIQPDGYMRIVDRKKDMILVSGFNVYPNELEDVLAGLPGVLQCAAIGVPDEKSGEHIKLFIVVKPGATLTKEQVMEHMRANVTGYKVPKAVEFRDALPTTNVGKILRRELRDEELKKLGLKK, encoded by the coding sequence ATGAACGAAGACTTTTGGAAGGATAAGTACCCCGCCGGGATTGCTGCAGACATCAATCCAGACGAGTATCCAAATATTCAGGCGGTACTGAAACAGTCCTGCCAGCGCTTCGCCAACAAACCGGCTTTCAGCAACCTGGGCAAGACAATCACCTACGGTGAATTGTACGAACTGTCCGGCGCCTTTGCCGCTTACCTGCAACAGCATACCGACTTGAAGCCAGGCGATCGAATCGCCGTGCAACTGCCCAACGTCCTGCAATACCCGGTCGCTGTGTTCGGTGCCATCCGCGCCGGCCTGATCGTGGTCAACACCAACCCGCTGTACACCGCGCGGGAAATGGAACACCAGTTCAACGATTCCGGCGCCAAAGCGCTGGTGTGCCTGGCCAACATGGCTCACCTGGCGGAAAAGGTCGTGCCCAAGACCGCCGTCAAGCATGTGATCGTCACCGAAGTCGCCGACCTGCTACCGCCGCTCAAGCGCCTGCTGATCAACAGCGTCATCAAGTACGTGAAAAAGATGGTCCCGGCGTATCACTTGCCCCAGGCCGTCAAGTTCAACGACGTGCTCGCCAAAGGCCGTGGCCAACCGGTCAGCGACGCCAGTCCGCTCAGCAGCGATGTGGCCGTGCTGCAATACACCGGCGGCACCACCGGCGTGGCCAAGGGCGCGATGCTGACCCACCGCAACCTGGTGGCCAACATGCTGCAGTGCAAGGCGCTGATGGGCTCAAACCTCAATGAAGGTTGCGAGATCCTGATCACGCCGCTGCCGCTGTACCACATCTACGCGTTCACCTTTCACTGCATGGCGATGATGCTGATCGGCAACCACAACATCCTTATCAGCAACCCGCGCGACCTGCCGGCGATGGTCAAGGAACTGTCGAAGTGGAAGTTCAGTGGCTTTGTCGGCCTGAACACGTTGTTCGTGGCGCTGTGCAACAACGAGGCTTTCCGCAAGCTGGACTTCTCCGCACTGAAAGTCACCCTGTCGGGCGGCATGGCCCTGCAATTGGCGGCGGCCGAGCGCTGGAAAGCCGTGACCGGTTGCGGCATCTGTGAGGGTTACGGCATGACCGAGACCAGCCCGGTGGCCACAGTCAACCCGATCCAGCATATCCAGATCGGCACCATCGGCATTCCGGTGCCCTCGACGGTGTGCAAGGTCATTGCCGACGACGGCACCGAGCTGGCGCTGGGCGAAACCGGCGAATTGTGCGTCAAGGGCCCGCAAGTGATGAAGGGCTACTGGCAGCGCCAGGACGCCACCGACGAGATGCTCGACAGCGAAGGCTGGCTCAAGACCGGCGACATCGCGATCATCCAGCCCGATGGCTATATGCGCATTGTCGACCGCAAGAAGGACATGATCCTGGTCTCCGGCTTCAATGTGTACCCCAACGAGCTGGAAGACGTGCTGGCCGGCCTGCCGGGCGTGTTGCAATGCGCGGCCATCGGTGTGCCGGACGAGAAATCCGGTGAGCACATCAAGCTGTTTATCGTGGTCAAGCCGGGCGCGACCCTGACCAAAGAGCAGGTCATGGAGCACATGCGCGCTAACGTTACCGGCTATAAGGTGCCCAAGGCCGTGGAATTCCGCGATGCCTTGCCGACTACCAACGTAGGCAAGATCCTGCGTCGCGAGTTGCGCGACGAAGAGCTGAAGAAGCTCGGGCTTAAAAAGTAA
- a CDS encoding CsbD family protein, protein MGSTADKAKGLANEVVGNVKQGVGKATDNDKLRAEGVVQEKKGEAQQAVGKTKDAVKKATK, encoded by the coding sequence ATGGGCAGCACAGCGGATAAGGCAAAAGGTTTGGCCAACGAAGTGGTTGGTAACGTCAAGCAAGGTGTCGGCAAAGCGACCGATAACGACAAACTGCGTGCTGAAGGTGTGGTTCAAGAGAAGAAAGGCGAAGCCCAGCAGGCTGTCGGCAAGACCAAGGATGCCGTCAAAAAAGCCACTAAGTAA
- a CDS encoding YihY/virulence factor BrkB family protein codes for MIFPVLDGLKLHTVLFRTIKEFVDDEMPTYASALAYQMLFSLFPFLLFLIALIGFLHLPDFFSWLRLQSELVLPPQALEQVNPVIDQLQQSKGGLLSVGIVIALWTASAGVRLMMSAMNAAYDVVEGRPIWKRFPLSIFYTIGIAGMLLAAAALMVLGPQVMEWLAGQIGMQEFVVTLWTILRWPLIVILLMFAVALMYYVMPDVEQKFRFITPGSVLAVVVWIVASLGFGYYVKTFADYNAMYGSIGAIIVLLLYFYISAAVLLLGAEMNAVIEHMSAEGKEPGAKDFDEPPALEKQHVSGLGRDHSIKPTTDEV; via the coding sequence ATGATTTTTCCCGTACTTGATGGCCTCAAGCTGCACACCGTGCTGTTTCGCACCATCAAGGAATTCGTCGATGACGAAATGCCCACCTACGCGTCGGCGCTGGCTTACCAGATGCTGTTCTCGCTGTTTCCATTCCTGCTGTTTTTGATCGCCCTGATCGGTTTCCTGCACCTGCCGGACTTCTTCAGCTGGCTGCGCCTGCAATCGGAGCTGGTGCTGCCGCCCCAGGCGCTGGAGCAGGTCAACCCGGTGATCGACCAGCTGCAGCAATCCAAAGGTGGCCTGCTCTCGGTAGGTATCGTGATTGCACTGTGGACGGCCTCGGCCGGTGTTCGCCTGATGATGAGCGCGATGAACGCGGCCTACGACGTGGTCGAAGGTCGGCCGATCTGGAAGCGTTTTCCGCTGTCGATTTTTTATACCATCGGTATCGCCGGCATGCTGCTGGCCGCTGCCGCGCTGATGGTGCTCGGCCCTCAAGTGATGGAGTGGCTGGCGGGGCAGATCGGTATGCAGGAGTTCGTGGTGACCCTGTGGACCATCCTGCGCTGGCCGCTGATCGTGATCCTGCTGATGTTTGCCGTGGCGTTGATGTACTACGTGATGCCCGATGTCGAGCAGAAGTTTCGCTTTATCACGCCGGGCTCGGTGCTGGCGGTGGTGGTGTGGATCGTCGCCTCCCTGGGTTTTGGCTATTACGTCAAGACCTTCGCCGACTACAACGCCATGTATGGCAGCATCGGTGCGATCATTGTGTTGCTGCTGTACTTTTATATTTCCGCCGCGGTGCTGCTGCTGGGCGCGGAGATGAACGCCGTGATCGAACACATGTCAGCCGAAGGCAAGGAACCCGGGGCGAAGGATTTCGACGAGCCGCCGGCCTTGGAAAAACAGCACGTGTCCGGCCTTGGCCGTGACCACTCCATCAAGCCCACTACTGACGAAGTCTGA
- the def gene encoding peptide deformylase: protein MIREILKMGDERLLRIAPPVPPEMFDSPELWQLIDDMFQTMEHVGGVGLAAPQIGVDLQLVIFGFESSERYPDAPPVPQTILINPLITPLSPVLEEGFEGCLSVPGLRGAVNRYQQIRYEGFDPKGEPIVRFADGFHARVVQHECDHLIGRLYPSRITDFSKFGFIDVMFPELDPTTAD from the coding sequence ATGATCCGTGAAATCCTGAAAATGGGCGACGAACGCCTGCTGCGCATCGCCCCTCCGGTTCCGCCGGAGATGTTCGACAGCCCCGAGCTGTGGCAATTGATCGATGACATGTTCCAGACCATGGAACACGTAGGAGGTGTGGGCCTGGCCGCCCCGCAGATCGGCGTCGACCTGCAACTGGTGATCTTTGGCTTCGAGAGCAGCGAACGCTACCCGGACGCGCCACCCGTGCCCCAGACCATCCTGATCAACCCGTTGATCACGCCGCTCAGCCCGGTGCTCGAAGAGGGGTTTGAAGGCTGCCTGTCGGTGCCTGGCCTGCGTGGCGCGGTGAACCGCTACCAGCAGATCCGCTATGAAGGTTTCGACCCCAAGGGCGAGCCTATCGTGCGCTTTGCCGATGGTTTCCATGCGCGGGTGGTGCAACACGAATGCGACCATCTGATCGGCCGCTTATACCCGTCGCGCATCACCGACTTCAGCAAGTTCGGTTTCATCGACGTGATGTTCCCGGAGCTGGATCCCACTACGGCCGATTAA
- a CDS encoding GNAT family N-acetyltransferase, whose translation MPELSIEPLPAPLWPLLNKFYRRHDSSMKALKGGRLWVARDGDIVAGLCLTPVVGGQWLTGVFVAPDYRGQGLAARLIREAVASAEGTVWLLCHPDLERLYQRMGFTQDTRLPQSLSERLVRYKRNKPMIAMGLESGVRSPSDSR comes from the coding sequence ATGCCCGAGTTGTCCATTGAGCCACTGCCAGCGCCCCTGTGGCCGCTGCTGAACAAATTTTACCGCCGCCACGACTCATCGATGAAGGCGCTCAAGGGCGGGCGTTTATGGGTGGCGCGCGATGGCGACATTGTCGCCGGGTTGTGCCTGACCCCCGTAGTGGGCGGGCAGTGGCTGACGGGCGTATTTGTGGCGCCGGATTATCGCGGCCAGGGTTTGGCGGCGCGGTTGATCCGTGAGGCAGTCGCGTCAGCCGAGGGCACGGTATGGTTGTTGTGCCATCCTGACTTGGAGCGGTTGTATCAGCGGATGGGCTTTACCCAGGACACGCGATTGCCGCAGTCCCTCAGCGAGCGGCTGGTGCGTTACAAGCGCAACAAACCGATGATCGCGATGGGCTTGGAATCGGGAGTGAGGTCGCCCTCGGATAGCCGGTGA
- a CDS encoding MFS transporter, producing MSTLTASATDGIDPLRAAHISARIDRLPAVATVWRLVALLSIGGFFELYDLFQTAYISPGLISDGIFHTGSEGVFGFSDQAAFASATFLGLFLGASLLSPIADRFGRRAIFTFALIWYTVATVLMGIQTSALGIIGMRFLVGIGLGIELVTIDAYLSELVPKRMRSSAFAFAFFIQFLSVPAVALMSWWLVPQAPFGIAGWRWVVLTSAVFALFIWQLRKRLPESPRWLAQQGRFDEAGQIMDNLEKHCRQDHGKPLDEPEPEAVSVQGSGRFADIWQPPYRRRALMLIVFHVFQAIGFFGFGNWLPALLSGQGVSVTHSLLYAFIITLAYPLGPLLFVKVANRFENKWQIVGSAMGAVIFGSLFALQTTAVGLVFCGVMITFCNAWLSFSYHSYQSELFPTNIRARAVGFCYSFSRLSTVFSSLLIGFILEHLGTPGVLAFIASSMLIVMITISWFGPRTRNLALEHIAH from the coding sequence ATGTCGACCCTCACCGCCTCAGCCACCGACGGCATCGACCCGTTGCGCGCTGCCCATATCAGCGCGCGCATCGACCGCCTGCCCGCCGTCGCCACCGTCTGGCGCCTGGTGGCGCTGCTGTCGATCGGTGGTTTTTTTGAGTTGTATGACCTGTTCCAGACTGCCTACATCAGCCCAGGTCTGATCAGCGATGGAATTTTCCACACCGGCAGCGAGGGTGTGTTCGGTTTCTCCGACCAGGCCGCGTTCGCCTCCGCGACCTTTCTGGGCCTGTTCCTCGGCGCCAGCCTGCTCAGTCCGATTGCCGACCGCTTCGGGCGCCGGGCGATCTTCACCTTTGCGCTGATCTGGTACACGGTGGCCACGGTGTTGATGGGCATCCAGACCTCCGCCCTGGGCATTATCGGCATGCGTTTTCTGGTGGGCATCGGCCTGGGCATCGAGCTGGTGACGATCGACGCCTACCTCTCGGAACTGGTGCCCAAGCGCATGCGCAGCTCAGCGTTTGCCTTCGCGTTTTTTATCCAGTTTCTGTCGGTGCCCGCCGTGGCGCTGATGTCGTGGTGGCTGGTGCCCCAGGCGCCATTCGGGATCGCCGGTTGGCGTTGGGTGGTGCTGACCAGTGCGGTGTTTGCACTGTTTATCTGGCAACTGCGCAAGCGTTTGCCGGAATCACCGCGTTGGCTCGCGCAACAAGGCCGCTTCGACGAGGCCGGGCAGATCATGGACAACCTGGAGAAGCACTGCCGCCAGGATCACGGCAAACCGCTGGACGAGCCCGAGCCAGAGGCCGTCAGCGTGCAGGGCAGCGGGCGTTTTGCCGATATCTGGCAGCCGCCGTACCGACGCCGGGCGTTGATGCTGATCGTGTTCCATGTGTTCCAGGCCATCGGTTTTTTCGGCTTTGGCAATTGGTTGCCGGCGTTGCTGTCGGGCCAGGGCGTGAGTGTGACCCACAGTTTGCTGTACGCGTTTATCATCACCCTCGCCTATCCGCTGGGGCCGTTGCTGTTCGTGAAGGTGGCCAACCGCTTTGAGAACAAGTGGCAGATCGTCGGCTCGGCCATGGGCGCGGTAATCTTCGGCAGCCTGTTCGCGCTACAGACCACGGCGGTGGGGCTGGTGTTCTGCGGGGTGATGATCACGTTCTGCAATGCCTGGCTGAGCTTCAGTTATCACTCGTACCAGAGCGAACTGTTCCCAACCAATATTCGCGCGCGCGCGGTGGGGTTCTGTTATTCGTTCAGCCGCTTGTCGACAGTGTTCAGCAGTCTGTTGATCGGGTTCATTCTCGAGCACTTGGGCACGCCCGGTGTACTGGCGTTTATCGCCAGCAGCATGTTGATCGTGATGATCACCATCAGTTGGTTCGGGCCACGCACGCGCAACCTGGCCCTGGAACATATCGCCCATTGA
- a CDS encoding glutathione S-transferase family protein, protein MGHSLKILGRASSINVRKVLWTCQELGIDYVREDWGIGYTPTQSAEFLALNPNAQVPVLIDDHGVLWESNTICRYLVGLYQRHDLLPAEPAPRARVEQWMDWQATELNPSWGYAFHALVRKNPDYQDPQRIQAGVQGWNDKMAILEQQLTKTQAYVAGDEFTLADILIGLSVHRWRMTPMEHPPFPAVAAYYDRLSQHAGFKAFALDGHN, encoded by the coding sequence ATGGGACACTCACTGAAAATCTTGGGCCGCGCGTCGTCCATCAACGTGCGCAAAGTGCTCTGGACCTGCCAGGAACTGGGCATCGACTACGTGCGTGAAGATTGGGGCATCGGCTACACACCCACTCAATCCGCCGAGTTCCTGGCCCTGAACCCCAACGCCCAGGTGCCGGTGCTGATCGATGACCACGGCGTGCTGTGGGAATCCAATACCATTTGCCGCTATCTGGTCGGCCTATACCAACGGCATGACCTGCTGCCCGCCGAGCCCGCGCCAAGGGCTCGGGTGGAGCAGTGGATGGATTGGCAGGCTACCGAGCTGAACCCGTCCTGGGGCTACGCGTTCCATGCCTTGGTGCGCAAAAACCCGGACTATCAGGACCCGCAACGCATCCAGGCCGGTGTGCAAGGCTGGAACGACAAGATGGCCATCCTCGAACAACAGTTGACCAAGACGCAGGCCTACGTCGCCGGTGATGAATTTACCCTGGCCGACATCCTTATCGGCCTGTCGGTGCACCGCTGGCGCATGACGCCGATGGAGCATCCGCCCTTTCCCGCGGTGGCGGCCTATTACGACAGGCTCAGCCAGCATGCGGGCTTCAAGGCATTCGCCCTTGATGGTCATAATTGA
- a CDS encoding DUF6124 family protein, producing the protein MQSPHPTHTLFTVIPDVSIETLLINSYETVCSVSTLLLDLSNDLSGKHRDVALAIHQLSELSVLLVGKAADLHAPRC; encoded by the coding sequence ATGCAAAGCCCACATCCCACGCATACGCTTTTCACCGTCATCCCCGATGTCTCCATCGAAACCCTGTTGATCAACAGTTACGAAACCGTCTGTTCCGTCAGCACCTTGCTGCTTGATTTGTCCAATGACCTATCCGGTAAACACCGTGATGTCGCCTTGGCCATTCATCAATTAAGTGAGCTGAGCGTACTGCTGGTCGGCAAGGCCGCGGACCTGCACGCCCCACGCTGTTGA
- a CDS encoding LacI family DNA-binding transcriptional regulator: protein MMTSKNDKNTRTTGRPTLNEVARLAGVSPITASRALRGISTVATELAEKVRHAAAELNYVVNPAARALASAQSHSVVVLVPSLSNLLFIETLEAIHQVLRPKGFEVLIGNSHYSRDEEENLLRNYMAYQPRGLLLTGFDRTESARRMVETSNVPCVYMMDLDPNAGVNCVGFSQLVAGETAAAHLIARGRKRLAYIGAQLDQRTLLRGEGFRRALQQAGLYDPALELLTPRPSSVGLGGELFLQLLASHPDVDAIFFGNDDLAQGALLEALRHNIKVPEQVAVLGFNDLPSSSFMVPRLSSISTPREAIGRRAAEHLLTIMAGNKIAKPVVDMGFELRVREST from the coding sequence CTGATGACCTCCAAGAACGATAAAAATACCCGCACGACGGGACGCCCCACCCTGAACGAAGTCGCCCGCCTGGCCGGCGTCAGCCCTATCACCGCCTCACGCGCCCTGCGCGGCATCAGCACCGTGGCCACGGAGTTGGCGGAAAAAGTCCGGCACGCCGCCGCCGAACTCAATTACGTGGTCAACCCTGCCGCCCGCGCATTGGCCTCGGCCCAGAGCCATTCGGTGGTGGTGCTGGTGCCTTCGCTGTCCAACCTGCTGTTCATCGAAACCCTCGAAGCCATTCATCAGGTACTGCGGCCCAAGGGCTTCGAAGTGTTGATCGGCAACTCCCACTACTCGCGCGATGAAGAAGAAAACCTGCTGCGCAATTACATGGCCTACCAGCCGCGAGGCCTGCTGCTGACCGGCTTCGACCGCACCGAAAGCGCCCGACGGATGGTCGAGACCAGCAACGTACCCTGCGTCTACATGATGGACCTGGACCCCAACGCCGGCGTGAACTGCGTGGGTTTCTCGCAACTGGTCGCCGGTGAAACGGCGGCGGCGCACTTGATCGCCCGTGGGCGCAAGCGCCTGGCGTACATCGGCGCGCAACTGGACCAACGCACCCTACTGCGCGGCGAAGGCTTTCGCCGGGCGCTGCAACAGGCCGGCCTCTACGACCCCGCCTTGGAACTGCTGACGCCGCGCCCCTCTTCCGTGGGCCTGGGCGGCGAGTTGTTTCTGCAGTTGCTGGCCAGCCATCCGGATGTGGATGCGATTTTCTTCGGCAATGACGACTTGGCCCAGGGCGCATTGCTGGAAGCTCTGCGCCATAACATCAAGGTGCCCGAACAAGTGGCGGTGCTGGGTTTCAACGACTTGCCGTCCTCCTCCTTCATGGTGCCGCGCCTGAGCAGCATCAGCACTCCGCGCGAAGCGATTGGCCGGCGTGCGGCGGAGCATTTGTTGACGATCATGGCGGGTAACAAGATCGCCAAGCCGGTGGTGGATATGGGGTTTGAGTTGCGGGTGCGGGAGAGCACGTAG
- a CDS encoding gluconokinase: MSQPVTALVIMGVAGCGKTSVSEALCRLNGATAIEGDSFHPAANIEKMSAGHPLNDDDRAGWLDILCDELRRSLKAGQHPVLTCSALKKKYRDHLREAAPGLGFVFLELTREVAADRVSHRPGHFMPASLIDSQFATLESPKGEPLTLALNASRDNVEQLAEQTNAWWLEHGFEPSK, from the coding sequence ATGAGTCAACCAGTTACCGCCTTGGTCATCATGGGTGTTGCCGGCTGCGGCAAGACCAGTGTCAGCGAGGCCCTGTGCCGCCTTAACGGCGCCACCGCCATTGAAGGCGACAGCTTTCACCCCGCCGCCAACATCGAAAAGATGAGCGCAGGCCACCCCCTCAACGACGACGACCGCGCCGGCTGGCTCGACATCCTCTGCGATGAGCTGCGCCGCTCGCTCAAGGCCGGCCAACACCCGGTGCTCACCTGCTCGGCCCTCAAGAAAAAATACCGCGACCACCTGCGCGAAGCCGCGCCGGGCCTGGGGTTCGTGTTTCTGGAACTGACCCGTGAAGTGGCCGCCGACCGCGTGTCCCACCGCCCTGGGCACTTTATGCCGGCCAGCCTCATCGACAGCCAGTTCGCCACCCTCGAATCGCCCAAAGGCGAGCCGCTGACCCTGGCCCTCAACGCCAGCCGCGACAACGTCGAGCAACTCGCCGAGCAGACCAACGCCTGGTGGCTGGAACACGGTTTTGAACCATCCAAATAA
- a CDS encoding GntP family permease: MFGMSHESYLLLDAVVTIIGLIVLITRFKVHPFIALIIAAGFLGLTSGMPVDKIIKAFQDGFGGVLGFVGIILALGTMLGKMMAESGGADQIAQTLIRAFGKEKVQWAMMFAAFLVGIPLFFEIGFVLLIPLVFIVARRTGVSLIKIGIPLLAGLSAVHGLVPPHPGPLLAIGVFGADIGKTILYGLIVALPTAIIAGPIFGTFIAKYIPGNPSQELVDQLAREPESKDLPSFSITLITVLLPVFLMLLKTFADIGLPDGHIVRNWMDMIGHPISALLLALLLSLYTFGSRQGIHSKQILKLLDASLAPTAAIILIIGAGGGFKQMLVTSGVGDVIGHMAVTAQINPILLAWLVAAVIRVATGSATVATITGAGIVVPVVGMIPGVNRELLVLATGAGSLILSHVNDAGFWLVKQYFNMTVAETFKTWTAMETILSVVALIFIMLLSLVV, from the coding sequence ATGTTTGGCATGTCCCACGAGTCGTATCTGCTGCTTGATGCAGTGGTCACTATTATCGGGCTGATCGTCTTGATCACCCGTTTCAAGGTTCACCCGTTTATCGCGTTGATCATTGCGGCAGGTTTTCTCGGCCTGACCTCGGGCATGCCCGTGGACAAGATCATCAAGGCGTTCCAGGACGGTTTCGGCGGCGTGCTCGGCTTTGTCGGCATCATCCTCGCCCTGGGCACGATGCTCGGCAAGATGATGGCCGAATCCGGCGGCGCCGATCAGATCGCCCAGACCCTGATCCGCGCCTTCGGCAAGGAAAAGGTCCAGTGGGCCATGATGTTCGCCGCGTTTCTGGTGGGTATCCCACTGTTCTTCGAAATCGGCTTTGTGCTGCTGATCCCGCTGGTGTTTATCGTCGCGCGCCGCACCGGTGTGTCGCTGATCAAAATCGGCATTCCGTTGCTCGCCGGCCTGTCGGCGGTGCACGGCCTGGTGCCGCCGCACCCGGGCCCGCTGCTGGCCATCGGTGTGTTTGGCGCGGACATCGGCAAGACCATCCTGTACGGCCTGATCGTCGCACTGCCGACCGCCATCATCGCCGGCCCTATCTTCGGTACGTTCATCGCCAAGTACATTCCGGGCAACCCGTCCCAGGAACTGGTGGATCAACTGGCCCGCGAGCCGGAAAGCAAAGACCTGCCGAGCTTCAGCATTACCCTGATCACCGTGCTGTTGCCGGTGTTCCTGATGCTGCTCAAAACCTTCGCTGACATCGGCCTGCCGGACGGCCACATCGTGCGCAACTGGATGGATATGATCGGTCATCCGATCTCCGCCCTGCTGCTGGCGTTGCTGCTGTCGTTGTACACCTTTGGCAGCCGCCAGGGCATTCACTCCAAGCAGATCCTCAAACTGCTCGACGCCAGCCTTGCGCCGACCGCCGCGATCATCCTGATCATCGGTGCCGGTGGTGGCTTCAAGCAGATGCTGGTCACCAGCGGTGTAGGTGACGTGATCGGCCATATGGCCGTGACCGCGCAGATCAACCCGATTCTGCTGGCGTGGCTGGTGGCGGCGGTGATTCGCGTGGCCACCGGTTCGGCCACTGTGGCGACCATTACCGGCGCGGGCATCGTGGTGCCGGTGGTGGGCATGATTCCGGGGGTGAACCGCGAGCTGCTGGTGCTGGCGACGGGGGCGGGGTCGTTGATCCTGTCTCACGTCAACGATGCGGGGTTCTGGCTGGTCAAGCAGTACTTCAACATGACCGTGGCCGAGACCTTCAAGACCTGGACGGCGATGGAAACCATCCTGTCCGTGGTGGCGTTGATCTTCATCATGTTGCTGTCGTTGGTGGTCTAA